The Apodemus sylvaticus chromosome 5, mApoSyl1.1, whole genome shotgun sequence genome has a segment encoding these proteins:
- the Abhd16b gene encoding protein ABHD16B: MCVICFVKALVHVFKIYLTANYSYNFRNWPVDFRWDDLHAPGTGNSSHRALTCAAAAAGVWLLQDAALGGDVLSRPPRGARSPVQCLLQQIRELPSQLASYALAHSLGRWLVYPGSMSLMTRALLPLLQQGQERLVDRYRGRRAKLVACDGNEIDTMFMDRRQHPGSHGRGLCLVICCEGNAGFYEMGCLSAPLEAGYSVLGWNHPGFGGSTGAPFPQHDANAMDVVVKYALHRLHFPPAQVVVYGWSIGGFTATWATMTYPELGALVLDATFDDLVPLALKVMPQSWKGLVVRTVREHFNLNVAEQLCCYPGPVLLLRRIQDDVVSTPGHIASLPSCQVEGDVEGNRGNELLLRLLQHRYPSVMAHEGHTVVTRWLRASNLAQETALYARYRVDDEWCLATLRSYRESCQKELDDTETWGPHGPSFPWLVGQGLSARRRRQLALFLARRHLKNLEATHCSPLEPEDFQLPWKL; this comes from the coding sequence ATGTGTGTCATCTGCTTTGTGAAGGCACTAGTGCACGTGTTCAAGATCTACTTGACAGCAAACTACAGCTACAACTTCCGCAACTGGCCGGTGGACTTCCGCTGGGATGACCTGCATGCTCCAGGCACTGGTAATAGCAGTCACCGAGCGTTGACCtgtgctgcagctgctgcaggtGTATGGCTGCTACAGGATGCGGCGCTGGGAGGGGACGTACTCTCAAGGCCTCCACGTGGAGCTCGGAGCCCAGTGCAGTGCCTCCTCCAGCAGATTCGTGAGCTGCCCAGCCAGCTTGCTAGCTATGCACTGGCCCACTCACTGGGCCGCTGGCTTGTATACCCCGGTTCTATGTCCTTGATGACGCGCGCACTTCTGCCTCTACTGCAGCAGGGCCAGGAGCGACTAGTGGACCGCTACCGTGGGCGGCGTGCCAAGTTGGTGGCCTGTGATGGGAACGAGATTGACACCATGTTCATGGATCGCCGTCAGCATCCTGGCAGCCATGGCCGTGGTCTGTGCCTGGTCATATGCTGTGAAGGGAATGCTGGCTTCTATGAGATGGGTTGCCTGTCCGCACCTCTCGAGGCTGGATACTCAGTACTAGGCTGGAACCACCCTGGCTTTGGGGGCAGCACGGGTGCACCTTTCCCGCAACATGATGCAAATGCAATGGATGTGGTTGTCAAATATGCACTGCACCGTCTACACTTCCCGCCAGCACAGGTGGTGGTTTATGGCTGGTCTATAGGAGGCTTCACAGCCACTTGGGCCACCATGACTTACCCAGAACTAGGTGCACTAGTGCTGGATGCCACCTTTGATGATCTTGTGCCACTAGCACTGAAGGTTATGCCCCAGAGTTGGAAGGGGCTGGTAGTACGCACTGTACGGGAGCACTTCAATCTCAACGTTGCTGAGCAGCTGTGCTGCTACCCAGGCCCAGTACTCTTGCTCAGACGTATACAAGATGATGTTGTCAGCACCCCTGGCCATATAGCCTCGCTGCCATCTTGCCAAGTGGAGGGCGATGTGGAAGGTAACCGTGGCAATGAGCTACTGTTGCGCCTTCTGCAGCACAGATACCCCTCTGTGATGGCCCACGAGGGCCACACAGTGGTAACCCGCTGGCTACGTGCCAGCAACTTGGCTCAAGAAACTGCATTATATGCACGATACCGCGTTGATGATGAGTGGTGCTTGGCAACACTTCGTTCTTATCGTGAGAGCTGCCAGAAGGAGTTGGACGATACAGAGACCTGGGGGCCACACGGACCTTCCTTCCCCTGGCTCGTGGGCCAAGGTCTGAGTGCCCGGCGGCGCCGGCAGCTCGCACTGTTCTTGGCACGCAGGCACCTTAAGAACCTGGAGGCAACTCACTGCAGTCCACTGGAGCCTGAGGACTTCCAGTTGCCCTGGAAACTGTAG